A window of the Vanessa cardui chromosome 27, ilVanCard2.1, whole genome shotgun sequence genome harbors these coding sequences:
- the LOC124541110 gene encoding uncharacterized protein LOC124541110, whose protein sequence is MTTRSSATAIRARRGHKERSKNFTELEKRTVLELIARHRDVLRQGRSNNATNRSKQLVWSTICEEVNKRCGGDRPRTPAQVKMWYENYKKKCKMRAHDTQPPPAEAPGLLDGMLWQSIHPLDVKDEEGEATTSAEGAHSVKDDDCIPVNMSNGRLSTNDSDDTMPNVLEPQVQIIPQSSPTPPPLKSHPNPQINPLTLTTHLPIITNPLQAIEQARIQQNFLQKLNELSNTPLNLSHLDEDKRKNGHDRQDKSEEIKHDYASATEEERLYFTAKRQHAIWEHEAKMKILNMELRQKEEIFSLQKQLFLIELRLKMDFLEKASAK, encoded by the exons ATGACGACGCGCAGTAGCGCGACCGCGATCCGAGCGCGTCGCGGGCACAAGGAGCGCTCCAAGAACTTCACCGAGCTGGAGAAGAGGACGGTGCTCGAGCTGATAGCGCGCCACCGCGACGTGTTGCGGCAGGGGCGCTCCAACAACGCGACCAACCGCAGCAAGCAG CTGGTGTGGTCTACAATCTGCGAGGAGGTGAACAAACGCTGCGGCGGCGATAGGCCGCGAACACCCGCGCAGGTCAAGATGTGGTACGAGAATTATAAGAAGAAGTGTAAAATGCGCGCACACGATACACAG CCACCACCAGCAGAAGCGCCCGGCCTACTCGATGGCATGCTCTGGCAAAGCATTCACCCTCTAGACGTCAaag ACGAGGAAGGTGAGGCGACTACGAGTGCAGAGGGCGCTCATAGCGTGAAGGACGATGATTGTATACCTGTTAAC ATGTCAAACGGCCGCCTATCAACGAACGACAGCGACGATACGATGCCAAACGTACTCGAACCCCAGGTCCAAATCATCCCGCAGTCCTCCCCCACGCCTCCCCCCCTCAAGTCCCACCCCAACCCTCAAATCAACCCGCTAACCTTAACCACCCACCTCCCCATCATAACGAATCCCCTCCAAGCGATCGAACAAGCGAGAATACAGCAGAATTTCCTGCAGAAATTGAACGAGTTATCAAACACGCCCCTAAATCTGAGTCATCTTGATGAGGATAAGAGGAAAAATGGTCACGACAGGCAGGATAAGTCTGAGGAGATAAAGCATGACTACGCATCAGCCACTGAGGAGGAGAGACTGTACTTCACGGCGAAACGTCAGCACGCTATATGGGAACACGAGGCCAAAATGAAAATCCTTAACATGGAGCTAAGACAGAAGGaggaaatattttcattgcaaAAGCAACTCTTTCTCATCGAGTTAAGGTTGAAAATGGATTTCTTAGAGAAGGCGAGCGCTAAGTGA